Proteins encoded together in one Bactrocera neohumeralis isolate Rockhampton chromosome 4, APGP_CSIRO_Bneo_wtdbg2-racon-allhic-juicebox.fasta_v2, whole genome shotgun sequence window:
- the LOC126754409 gene encoding nodal modulator 1: MSVVQLLFLILLTQFSSIIHYSKADDVLGCGGFIKSHAEIDFSKVEVKLLTKQGSLKDKTDCSPSNGYYFLPIYDKGEYLLQVSPPPGWSFEPQQVELNFDGRNDICSQGKDVNFVFKGFGITGKVALAGRDNSGVQGVSVHLISEAESEERLVVTNTYGIFSFTPIIPGKYKLYATHPRWHFSKSEHNVLVESGNTELPDNSLVVGGFDVLGHFNSNGQLIEGINLALFREKGQQLSLLCDQGRHVELSVNNLNYETHSSCQTSVDKKGNYIFKGVPPGKYLVEPTVENSTNKLHITPILIELEVDKDTLFIRDEFKITGFTVAGKVRNSHIGSPIEGALIILNDEVVAKSEIDGSYTLENIKPGHYKLRAEYPHYQFREREVDLKINTTNIDAIVPIAFEVCGKVVSQKSYVVGITKHSSGFHTTVSSKPESGDWCTYLSSGKYNIEVLTTDSDKTSGIQFFPLQQQIDVQYQPLKDILFSQLRATLSGEVKCLPDAPEACTAAEITLHSLNSEGQRTGQVEMLTAKGGKYLFKDILPGAYELTISQENLCFDSTTVFVNVATVTQTAPPFLQRGYEVTVISSHRAIMKYSYTGTAVSVQQQQLSVDTLKLLTGVNTFCVPIFGTYKFKLEGCHLYDDNLPKTFNTADKKPVIVTAMAHKIGVRILSSEANIDTLRLIVESKTLGKNVITPFAETHKVDGKYAFRYDTHLQPQEIIHITPQSDLLLFSPQTKELIGSNDCVDIAFNFIATRGLIIKGKVVPALANATIILNHPENPELAAQILHSNINGEFTFGPIDENLKYELKAEKESYVFSEFNWETSSFQVHKLCEIIVNVKDDDGKILSGVLLSLSGAESYRRNLITTEEPINFHSLSPSRYFLRPMMKEYKFEPSSKMIDIKDGETLKLEFIGKRVAYSIFGSINSLNGEPFGQINIEALSDENCQHQQEETTSENNGQYRLRGLQPGCTYVLKPKDVDRPDSNIARSIPETRIVEIAQSDIRGVNFIAISPIKFVDVIVRISTTLNDHYKTFRILMYRKGASDSPIYSQRIETPLNMKSNYNPGIMVFLPRIPLDGKSYTVELKSTLSDKTYSYILPSETFVAETSSIFIEMNFKPEVRTAEADLNQNSISALILVALVSIAFFKQDIAMDFLNFVWNKGNDIARGFAQKQESSRKKELRSVEPINQKKIDKIADQINSVTKKKAKRI; encoded by the exons ATGAGCGTagttcaattattatttttaatattactaacACAATTTAGTAGCATTATCCATTATTCAAAAGCCGATGACGTGCTAGGATGTGGAGGCTTTATAAAAAGTCATGCAGAAATTGATTTTTCCAAGGTAGAAGTAAAGTT aTTGACAAAACAAGGCTCTTTAAAGGATAAAACCGATTGTTCTCCTTCAAATGGATATTATTTTTTGCCTATTTACGATAAGGGTGAATACCTCTTACAAGTCTCGCCGCCTCCAGGTTGGAGTTTCGAGCCACAACAGGTGGAACTTAATTTTGATGGAAGAAATGATATTTGTAGTCAAGGCAAAGACGTGAACTTTGTGTTTAAAGGTTTTGGTATTACTGGAAAAGTAGCCCTTGCTGGTCGAGATAATAGTGGTGTGCAGGGCGTAAGCGTTCATTTAATTTCGGAAGCTGAAAGCGAGGAACGTCTTGTTGTGACTAATACATATGGAATTTTCTCCTTTACCCCCATAATACCAGgaaaatacaaattgtatgcTACACATCCGAGATGGCATTTTTCAAAATCGGAACACAACGTTTTAGTGGAAAGTGGCAATACTGAATTGCCAGATAATTCATTGGTTGTAGGAGGTTTTGATGTACTCGGGCATTTTAATTCGAATGGTCAATTGATCGAAGGCATTAACTTGGCATTATTCAGAGAGAAAGGG CAACAACTTTCATTATTGTGCGACCAAGGAAGACATGTTGAATTATcagttaataatttaaattatgaaacACATTCGTCTTGCCAAACTTCAGTGGATAAGAAAGGTAATTATATATTCAAAGGAGTTCCACCGGGCAAATATTTGGTGGAACCAACTgtggaaaattccacaaataaATTACACATAACACCAATATTGATAGAATTGGAAGTGGACAAAGATACACTCTTCATAAGAGACGAATTTAAA ATTACTGGTTTTACTGTAGCTGGGAAAGTACGTAATTCACATATTGGATCACCTATAGAAGGTGccttaataattttgaatgatGAAGTTGTAGCAAAATCGGAAATAGATGGTAGCTATACGTTGGAAAATATAAAGCCTGGACATTACAAACTTCGAGCAGAATACCCACACTATCAGTTCAGAGAACGAGAAGTCGATTTAAagataaatacaacaaatattgaTGCTATAGTGCCTATAGCTTTCGAAGTTTGTGGAAAAGTAGTTTCACAAAAATCGTATGTTGTTGGTATTACAAAGCATTCATCCGGTTTTCACACAACGGTTTCGAGCAAACCTGAATCTGGAGATTGGTGCACATATTTATCAAGTGGAAAATACAATATTGAAGTCCTGACAACAGACTCAGATAAAACCAGTGGTATACAATTTTTCCCACTACAGCAACAAATCGACGTACAATACCAACCGCTCAaggatattttattttcacaactACGTGCGACTTTGTCTGGAGAAGTAAAATGTCTTCCTGATGCTCCTGAGGCATGCACTGCAGCAGAAATTACACTGCATTCATTAAATTCAGAAGGGCAGCGAACAGGGCAAGTGGAAATGTTAACAGCAAAAG GTGGCAAGTACTTATTCAAAGACATACTTCCGGGTGCGTATGAGTTAACTATAAGTCAGGAGAACTTGTGTTTTGATTCCACAACGGTCTTTGTCAACGTTGCTACAGTTACACAAACTGCACCACCCTTTCTTCAAAGAGGGTATGAGGTTACTGTAATTTCGAGCCATCGAGCTATT ATGAAATATTCTTACACAGGCACAGCAGTTTCCGTTCAGCAACAACAGTTATCAGTAGATACTCTGAAATTACTTACAGGTGTGAACACATTTTGTGTTCCTATATTCGGgacatacaaatttaaattggaaGGTTGTCATTTATATGATGACAATCTACCTAAAACGTTTAATACTGCGGATAAAAAACCGGTTATAGTTACTGCTATGGCCCATAAAATAGGTGTGCGAATACTTTCTTCAGAGGCAAATATAGATACTCTACGTTTAATTGTGGAATCGAAAACTCTTGGCAAGAATGTTATAACACCATTCGCTGAGACTCATAAAGTGGATGGAAAATATGCATTCCGATATGATACTCACTTGCAACCCCAAGAAATAATACATATTACACCACAAAGCGATTTGCTACTTTTTTCTCCTCAAACTAAGGAATTAATAGGAAGTAATGATTGTGTAGACATTGCATTTAATTTCATCGCTACACGAGGCTTAATCATAAAAGGAAAAGTTGTGCCTGCTCTAGCAAATgctacaattattttaaatcatcCAGAGAATCCAGAACTGGCTGCACAAATTTTGCATAGCAATATTAACGGTGAATTCACATTTGGACCTATTGACGAGAATCtcaaatatgaattaaaagctGAGAAAGAGTCATATGTTTTCTCTGAATTCAATTGGGAGACATCTTCATTTCAAGTGCATAAATTATGTGAGATTATTGTGAATGTCAAAGATGATGATGGCAAAATATTAAGTGGTGTTTTACTGTCGTTAAGCGGTGCAGAAAGTTATCGTAGGAATTTGATTACCACAGAAGAGCCTATTAATTTCCATTCACTTTCACCATCACGTTATTTTTTACGACCCATGATGAAAGAATATAAATTTGAGCCTTCATCGAAAATGATTGATATCAAGGATGGGGAAACTCTTAAATTAGAATTTAT CGGAAAACGAGTGGCGTATTCCATTTTTGGATCGATAAATTCGCTAAATGGTGAACCTTTCGGGCAAATAAATATCGAAGCCTTATCTGACGAAAATTGTCAACATCAGCAAGAAGAAACCACAAGTGAAAATAACGGGCAGTATCGTTTACGGGGACTGCAACCAGGCTGTACTTATGTTTTAAAACCCAAAGATGTTGATAGGCCTGATTCAAATATTGCACGCTCAATTCCTGAAACTCGGATCGTAGAAATAGCGCAAAGTGATATACGCGGAGTAAATTTTATCGCCATAAGTCCTATAAAATTCGTTGATGTAATAGTACGTATTAGTACTACCCTAAATGATCACTATAAAACATTTAGAATTTTGATGTACCGTAAAGGTGCATCTGATTCACCGATTTACTCGCAACGTATTGAAACTCCTTTAAACATGAAATCAAATTACAATCCTGGCATTATGGTATTTCTTCCGCGCATACCGCTGGATGGTAAGAGCTACACAGTGGAACTGAAATCGACGCTTTCCGATAAGACTTATTCTTATATATTACCATCGGAAACATTTGTGGCAGAAACTAGCTctatatttattgaaatgaaCTTCAAACCAGAGGTTCGCACAGCTGAAGCGGATTTGAACCAAAATTCAATTTCAGCTCTAATTTTAGTGGCTTTAGTGTCAATTGCTTTCTTTAAACAAGATATTGCTATGGACTTCCTAAATTTTGTTTGGAATAAAGGAAATGACATAGCTCGGGGTTTTGCACAAAAGCAGGAAAGCAGCAGGAAAAAGGAACTACGTAGTGTGGAaccaataaatcaaaaaaaaattgataaaattgctGATCAAATAAATTcagtaaccaaaaaaaaagctaaaagaATATAA
- the LOC126754419 gene encoding uncharacterized protein LOC126754419 isoform X1, which translates to MNRIILLGLILVVYFAMVHGENSLKIEGSQSYRSHITDLQFEARTRKYHHHHKLWYLWGWHALAIAYWVKVKLIVVGFFVGSAIFVALRYAWPHKCSTGIVHDSPTIVYDHPPPAFANDHVPYSFDHSHQFDHSFSNSDSVDPYSAYAGSYSQDITATAEVVPPTAADTHRVGRRSVNYSTRVKRQQYLGKTEDRIAELMFDFLGLDSMACRRRFICEMEFRSRLNPLSGMAFRILGRGFFEKYMNARNKLGRAKSFTECSAVNSECKFIEQNSSDPVSPEDPEESSGATATQDENEIIGSSEESQVNNPSINVEIQNEGNLQAESRYIKFLRHSNLDGSKNIETKRILN; encoded by the exons ATGAATAGAATTATATTGTTGGGTTTAATTCTTGTTGTGTATTTTGCAATGGTGCACGGAGAAAATTCGTTAAAAATTGAAGGAAGCCAGTCATATAGAAGCCATATTACAGACTTACAGTTCGAAGCTAGGACAAGGAaatatcatcatcatcataaaTTAT gGTACCTTTGGGGATGGCATGCTTTGGCTATTGCCTATTGGGTTAAAGTGAAACTTATTGTTGTGGGCTTCTTCGTTGGCAGTGCGATATTCGTAGCTTTACGATATGCCTGGCCTCATAAATGTTCTACCGGTATCGTTCATGACTCCCCCACAATTGTTTATGATCATCCGCC GCCTGCATTTGCTAACGATCATGTGCcttattccttcgatcattCGCACCAATTCGATCATTCATTTTCCAATTCAGACTCTGTTGATCCTTATTCTGCCTACGCTGGATCGTATTCCCAAGATATTACGGCTACTGCAGAAGTAGTACCGCCAACGGCAGCAGACACTCACAGGGTCGGTCGTAGGAGTGTGAATTACTCTACAAGAGTGAAACGTCAACAATATTTAGGAAAAACCGAGGATAG AATTGCCGAATTGATGTTTGACTTCTTAGGCCTGGATTCAATGGCTTGTCGACGACGTTTCATCTGTGAGATGGAGTTTCGATCACGACTTAATCCACTTAGCGGTATGGCTTTTCGAATTTTGGGTCGtgggttttttgaaaaatacatgAATGCTCGCAATAAACTTGGTCGGGCGAAATCATTCACTGAATGCTCTGCGGTTAACTCAGAGTGTAAATTTATAGAGCAAAATTCCTCGGATCCGGTATCACCGGAAGATCCAGAAGAATCCAGCGGTGCTACTGCCACTCaagatgaaaatgaaattatcgGCAGTTCAGAAGAAAGTCAAGTTAATAATCCTAGCATTAATGTGGAAATTCAAAATGAAGGGAATTTACAAGCGGAAAGTAGGTATATAAAATTCCTTAGACATAGTAATCTAGATGgctcaaaaaatattgaaacgaaACGTATATTAAACTGA
- the LOC126754419 gene encoding uncharacterized protein LOC126754419 isoform X2 yields MFIYYGYTCEIFLSKIEQITGYLWGWHALAIAYWVKVKLIVVGFFVGSAIFVALRYAWPHKCSTGIVHDSPTIVYDHPPPAFANDHVPYSFDHSHQFDHSFSNSDSVDPYSAYAGSYSQDITATAEVVPPTAADTHRVGRRSVNYSTRVKRQQYLGKTEDRIAELMFDFLGLDSMACRRRFICEMEFRSRLNPLSGMAFRILGRGFFEKYMNARNKLGRAKSFTECSAVNSECKFIEQNSSDPVSPEDPEESSGATATQDENEIIGSSEESQVNNPSINVEIQNEGNLQAESRYIKFLRHSNLDGSKNIETKRILN; encoded by the exons atgtttatttattatGGCTACACATGTGAAATCTTTTTATCAAAGATAGAGCAAATCACAG gGTACCTTTGGGGATGGCATGCTTTGGCTATTGCCTATTGGGTTAAAGTGAAACTTATTGTTGTGGGCTTCTTCGTTGGCAGTGCGATATTCGTAGCTTTACGATATGCCTGGCCTCATAAATGTTCTACCGGTATCGTTCATGACTCCCCCACAATTGTTTATGATCATCCGCC GCCTGCATTTGCTAACGATCATGTGCcttattccttcgatcattCGCACCAATTCGATCATTCATTTTCCAATTCAGACTCTGTTGATCCTTATTCTGCCTACGCTGGATCGTATTCCCAAGATATTACGGCTACTGCAGAAGTAGTACCGCCAACGGCAGCAGACACTCACAGGGTCGGTCGTAGGAGTGTGAATTACTCTACAAGAGTGAAACGTCAACAATATTTAGGAAAAACCGAGGATAG AATTGCCGAATTGATGTTTGACTTCTTAGGCCTGGATTCAATGGCTTGTCGACGACGTTTCATCTGTGAGATGGAGTTTCGATCACGACTTAATCCACTTAGCGGTATGGCTTTTCGAATTTTGGGTCGtgggttttttgaaaaatacatgAATGCTCGCAATAAACTTGGTCGGGCGAAATCATTCACTGAATGCTCTGCGGTTAACTCAGAGTGTAAATTTATAGAGCAAAATTCCTCGGATCCGGTATCACCGGAAGATCCAGAAGAATCCAGCGGTGCTACTGCCACTCaagatgaaaatgaaattatcgGCAGTTCAGAAGAAAGTCAAGTTAATAATCCTAGCATTAATGTGGAAATTCAAAATGAAGGGAATTTACAAGCGGAAAGTAGGTATATAAAATTCCTTAGACATAGTAATCTAGATGgctcaaaaaatattgaaacgaaACGTATATTAAACTGA
- the LOC126754418 gene encoding cyclin-dependent kinase 10, which translates to MSEAVEHIKSLDPQAPVTRKGYLISIKSGEPIDIKDCDVHGRCRAVTDFEKLNRIGEGTYGIVYRARDSRTNSIVALKKVRMDQEKDGLPISGLREIMILKACSHENIVNLIDVVVGKSLESIFLVMEYCEQDLASLLDNMVQPFSESEVKCIILQVLHGLEYMHSRYIIHRDLKVSNLLMTDKGCVKIADFGLARLYGEPSTTMTPQVVTLWYRSPELLLGSPIQTTAVDMWAVGCILGELLSHKPLLPGSTELGQLDLITDLLGTPSENIWPEFLKMPALENFTLKQQPYNNLKPKFQYLTAAGLRLLNFLFMYDPKKRATAEECLQSSYFKEPPLPCDPKLMPTFPQHRNLAQTKQTTGQQTNIELPTISAILGSILKKRRVD; encoded by the exons ATGTCAGAAGCTGTCGAGCACATAAAATCCTTAGATCCTCAAGCTCCGGTAACCAGAAAAGGTTACTTGATATCTATAAAAAGCGGGGAACCGATTGATATAAAAGATTGCGATGtg CATGGACGATGTCGTGCAGTtactgattttgaaaaattaaatcgcATTGGAGAAGGCACATACGGTATAGTTT ATCGGGCCAGAGATTCTCGAACAAATAGTAtagttgctttaaaaaaagtacGAATGGATCAAGAAAAAGATGGTTTACCTATCAGCGGATTACGAGAAATAATGATTCTAAAAGCCTGTAGCcatgaaaatattgtaaatctcATTGATGTAGTAGTAGGCAAAAGCTTAGAAag CATATTTCTTGTAATGGAGTACTGTGAACAGGACTTGGCATCATTACTCGACAATATGGTGCAGCCTTTTTCAGAGTCTGAagtgaaatgtattattttacaaGTTTTGCATGGATTGGAGTATATGCATTCCAGATATATAATCCATCGTGACTTAAAAGTGTCTAACTTGTTAATGACTGACAAGGGGTGTGTTAAAATAG cTGACTTTGGTCTTGCTAGGCTTTATGGTGAACCATCTACAACTATGACACCACAAGTAGTAACTCTTTGGTATCGTTCACCAGAATTATTATTGGGATCGCCAATCCAAACAACGGCTGTGGATATGTGGGCTGTCGGGTGCATCTTAGGTGAACTTTTGTCTCATAAGCCGCTGCTACCTGGTAGTACAGAACTTGGGCAATTAGATTTGATAACAGATTTGCTTGGAACTCCATCGGAAAACATTTGGCCTGAATTTCTTAAAATGCCGGCacttgaaaatttcacacttaAACAGCAACcctataataatttaaaaccaaaatttcaatatttgactGCAGCCGGATTACGACTCTTAAACTTCCTATTCATGTATGATCCCAAAAAACGTGCTACGGCCGAAGAATGTTTGCAGAGCAGCTATTTTAAGGAACCACCATTGC CGTGTGACCCAAAATTGATGCCCACATTCCCTCAACACCGCAACCTCGCACAAACGAAACAAACAACTGGGCAGCAAACTAATATTGAGCTGCCAACCATATCGGCAATATTAGGTAGCATATTAAAAAAACGTCGTGTAGATTAG
- the LOC126754425 gene encoding 39S ribosomal protein L42, mitochondrial → MCSPFVRGFSIFALRKTPPKNALGGNSLVNKVAITNDGAVCVAWHPETDFPYECSKPIPYAINDQNKTLIADKNNETTISAFKTKTPEIARQELMQLTFTTKHRWFPRSRDKRAKRTPMDRPYL, encoded by the coding sequence atgtgttcGCCGTTTGTTCGTGGCTTTTCCATATTTGCATTAAGAAAGACTCCGCCAAAAAATGCATTAGGTGGGAATAGTTTGGTGAATAAGGTGGCAATTACGAACGACGGGGCCGTTTGTGTTGCATGGCATCCTGAGACAGATTTTCCATATGAGTGTTCCAAACCAATTCCATATGCCATCAATGACCAGAATAAAACATTAATCGCAGACAAAAACAACGAAACTACAATTAGtgctttcaaaacaaaaacaccggAAATAGCTCGTCAGGAGCTTATGCAACTCACTTTTACTACAAAGCATCGTTGGTTCCCAAGATCACGCGATAAGCGTGCTAAACGTACACCAATGGACCGGCCTTATTTGTAA